The Ornithinibacillus sp. 4-3 region TTGTCAATATTATTTTTAAGGTTCTTTTTAGGTATGAAAATATGTTTCAGATGAGCATAAAAACCTAAAAATATCCTAATACAAATATATAATCTATATCAGGATATTTTTATAAAAGTTAAATACAAATCTTTACTGCTTTTCTTTTTCCTTTTCTTTCCCAGTTTCATCATCATCATCTGCCATTAAATTTTTTGTACCACTTTTGAACTCACGTAATGTTTGTCCAACTGCTTTACCTAGTTCGGGTAATTTCTTCGGTCCAAAAATAATTAATGCAACAACTAAAATTAGTATTAAGCCTGGTATACCTATTTGTGCCATTTCTAAATTCCTCCATCGTCAATTAGACTAGTAATCCACCTTGTTTGGCATATTTCTGGATCCCTTCAGCAGCTCGATATGCTAATGCACCAAGTGTTCCTGTAGGGTTTACCCCACTTTGATTAGCAAAAGTGGATGCGCCTAAAATGAATACATTTTCCATATCCCAAACTTGAGAGTAATTGTTTACAACTGAAGTATTAGGATCCTCTCCCATTATTGTACCACCAATACTGTGTTCTGGCACGAATGCGCCAATATTATAATCTCCTAATTGGTCAAATGCCATAACATGATCCGCACCTGCTTCTTGGACGATTTCTTGACAGCGGTTAGTCATAAAGGTATGTAATGCTCGTTCATTATCTGTATGATTTACTGTCATTCTAAGTAAAGGCTGCTCATAAGCATCTTTATAGGTAGGATCAAGGCTTAAATAATTATATCTATTTGGCATTGCTGCTGATTGAGAAAATACCATTAATTGTCTATTAAAATAATGGATGGAGTTTTTCTTATACTCTTTCCCCCAACCTGGAGTTCCAAGCGGTGCTAAGTTACCTCCAATTGGTCTTGTTCCAACCTGACTCATACTAATAAGCCCTCCATGGAGAAAATCTAAATCAGAATGATCAAAGAAATCACCATTGTAATCGTCAATAGATACACCTAGGGCACCAGCACCTGCATAATCATTAAATTGTTTATTATCATAGAATCCAAATGCCATACTTAAGAAATGGTCACTATAATTTTTACCAACTACACCTTCACCTGTTTCAGGATCATATGGTTTACCTATATTAGATACTAGCATTAATTTTGTATTAGAAAAAGTATATGCAGCAAGAATTACGATTTCAGCTTCTTGAATAAATTCTTCACCCGTTAATGTATTGATGTACCTAACACCTGAAGCTTTTTCTCCATCATGAATGATATCTACAACATGAGAATGAGCTCTTAACTCAAAATTACCTGTCTCATTTGCAACAGGTAATACAGTAACTAATGGATCTGCTTTTGCTCCATACTCACAGCCGAAGTGATCACAAAATCCACAATATTGACAAGCGACTCTTGAGATTCCATCAGGGTTTGTATAATTCTCTGATAAGTTTGCTGATGGTGAAATAAAAGGATGTAAACCCATCTTCTCTGTTGTTTTTATAAAAATATCCATTTTCTCTGTTTTCTTCATTGGAGGAGTTGGGTATTCCCAATTTTTGGGTCGAAAGTGATTTGCTTCTCCAGAAATCCCTGCCATGTTAACGAATTTTTCATAATAAGGATCAATCAATTCTTCTGTGATACCCCAATCTTGAATTGTCATATCTTCGGGGATCTTACCCTCTTCGTAACGTTCAATGGTTTTACTTCTAATTTGGAAATCATAGTCTAAAAATAAATGAGTAAATCCATTCCAATGAACTCCTGCTCCACCTACGCCTGTACCTATACTAAAAGCAGACATTTTTCTCATTGGCAGAGCACGCTGACTAGTATTATTTCTAAAAGTTAATGTTTCCTTAGATAAATCTTGCATTAGTTCTTTTCGTTGAACATATCGGAGTTCATCATGAGCCGTTAGGAAATCTTCTGTTTTCCGCTCCTTTCCTTGCTCAAGTCCAACTACCTTCATTCCCTGTTTTGTCAGTTCAGAGGCAATGATTCCACCAGCCCAACCAACACCAACTACTACTGCATCAACCTTTGGTAATTTTGTTGCCATTTTGATACCACCTCACTACGATTAATGTTTATGCATGGAGCTTAAGCTATGTGGGTCCTTCTCTACAAAATTCTTCTCTTCTATAACATCCATGTAGGACATTTGATGGCCAGGGAAATTTTTCATTTTCCAGCCTTCCATGTCGCTATTACCACCATACATTGGATCTGAGTAGACACCTTCTATTGTTAGCGATTGTAACATCGCAAAGAATTGTGCAGATGAAATACCAGATAGCTTCACCTTGTTCTTACCTTCTAAATCCTCAAAATCTATCAAGATATTATCTTGCTGCTCCTCCGTTAGATTTTCAAAATTATCATTATGTGATGATGTAGAATAAGTTTGAAGCCCCTTTAATCCAAGCATGAAAATTTGAGCATTTGTTTGTCTTCCTTGATATCCTTGCGTAGCTTCTCCTGGATAAAAAGGACCTTGCATATATTCTCTTGTACTGTTTCCCCATGGAGATGCTAGTTGATGATCAATAAAATAGGCAACATCCAATTCCTTTGCCCCTGGTCCTAATTCATCTTTTGGAAAAATCCTTTCTGCCGCTGCTTCAACTGTTCGAAATTCTTCTAAATTAAAATACATAAGCGCCCGATTTGAATGACTTTCAACTATTTTTTCTTCGACTTTTACCTTTTGATTATCAAATAATAATCCTCCGAAAACACTACCAGCTAATAATCCACCAGCAGCAAAACCAGAATCACGTAATTACAGAATCTCTTATTCAATTAATAGATGAAAAAGGATTTGAAAAAGTTACCGTTAAAGACATAGCTGAAAAGTCCACTGTGAATAGAGCAACATTTTATCTTCATTTTCGGGATAAATATGATCTTATTCATCAATGCATCGAACATATTTTCAGCGAAATTCAAAAGGGAATCATTATTGCACCAAATATTTATGATTTCTTTAGTAATAAACCTCACCCAAATTTTGTTCATATTTTTGAAACGGTTCGAAAACATAAATATCTTTTTAATGTATTACTTGTAAAAGAAAGAAATAAACTATTTACCTCTGGGCTAATGAATATATTCCATGAACTTGTGGCGGTTGGTTTGGATCAATTTGAACCTGATGATTCAAATTTAAATGCTCCAAGAGAAATTATTATCAAGATTTATGAAGCTACATTTTTGGAAGTAATTATATGGTGGATTGAAAATGATTTTAAATATTCTAGTGAATACATGGCAAAAATCCTTTTAACTACCATACTTAAGGGTCCTTATCAACAGCTTCCTTTGGAGAGAAATTCCTTAAAAACGGAGTAATCATCAAATTTATTTGGATTTTAGCCATAAAAAAATGAGCTCGATATCCTTACCGAGCTCATCACATAAAATCCTTATCTATATTTATTTAAAACTCCAAACGCTCCAATTCTTTTCCGTCCACTGTATAAAAGCTTACTTTTATACTATCCTTATCTTCCCATTCCATCACTGCATAAGATTCAGGGGAGGCTGATTTGGACACGTAGACACTTCCTGGGTTAATAAATAGTTGTTGACCAATTTTCTCTGCACCAACAATATGATTATGTCCATAGCAAACAACATCCACATTCACTTCTTGAGCACGATAGGAGAGTGTAAATAAATCTTTTTTCACATCATAAGTATGCCCATGCACTACATAAAAAGAAAGCTGATCGATTTCAAACTGTTCTTCTAAGGGAAATTGTGTATTATGATCGCAATTCCCCGCAACTTTAATCATCTTTTCTAACACAGGATGGTCAAATGCTAGCTCAGAATCCCCACAATGAATCATGTAGTCAATTTCATGTCTTGCTTTAATTGCTGCAACCTCGTCAATTAATCCATGATTATCACTAACAATTAATACACGTGTCATTATACAATCTCCCCTCCTAGTTTTATTTTAGTACACTTAAATAAGCTTGTAATTTTTCTAAAGCATCATTTCGGTGGCTAATCTTATTTTTCTCATCTGCAGAAAGTTCAGCCATTGTTAGCTCGTAACCATTAGGAATAAAAATTGGATCATAACCAAAGCCGTTCATTCCTTTTTGTTCGAAAGCAATTTTTCCTTCACAATAACCAATTTGATGGAAGGTCTCTTTACCTGGCTCAGCAATTGCTAATACACAGACAAAGCGAGCGGTTCTATCTTCCAATGGAACTTCTGCTAATTCACTCATCACTTTATCTATATTTGCTTGATCTGTAGCTTGCTCACCAGCATAACGTGCTGAATAAACACCTGGTCTTCCGTCTAATGCATCAATTACTAATCCAGAATCATCAGCCAATACCGCTTGTTGATAGAAATTAGCTGTTTCTTCTGCTTTAATAACTGCATTTTCAATAAATGTAGCTCCTGTCTCAGCAATATCATGAATTTCTGGAACCATATCAAGTAAGGAAACTGCTTGAATATCATAGGCTTCGAAAAAAGCTGCAAACTCTTTTGCTTTTCCTTTATTCTTCGTTGCAATAATGATTTTCTTCATGATTTATTCCCCTTCAGGTTCCTTTGCTCCAATTTTATCTGCTAATTCCCCTAAAATTTCCTTTTGCTGAGCAAATAACTGCTCCATTCCTTCTTCCGCTAATCCAAGCATAGCTTGTAAATCTTTCGCATTAAATGTAGCTTCTTCTCCACTACCTTGGATTTCTACAAATTCTTTTGAACCTGTCATTACAATATTCATATCTACATCCGCACGAAAATCCTCTTCATAATTTAAATCTAGTACAGCGTTACCTTCTGGAAGAACTCCAACAGAAATGGCTGCTAAAAAGTCTGTTACTGGCATTTTTTCTAGTGTCTTATTTTCTAATAAATTTCCACAAGCAAGCACTAATGCAACAAATGCTCCTGTAATCGAAGCTGTTCTTGTTCCACCATCTGCTTGAATAACGTCACAGTCAATCCAAATTGTACGTTCCCCTATTTTATTTAAATCTACAACAGAACGTAAAGCTCTACCAATTAACCGTTGAATTTCCATTGTTCGTCCGCTAACTTTTCCTTTAGAGGATTCTCTAATATTACGCTGGTCCGTCGCTCTTGGTAGCATCGCATATTCAGCCGTAATCCATCCTTTACCCTGTCCACGCAAAAATGGAGGTACACGATTTTCAATACTTGCATTACAAATAACCTTCGTATCTCCAACCTCTATTAAAACAGATCCCTCTGGGTGTTTAACAAAATTTGGAATCATTGTAATCGGTCGTAATTCGTTTTCTTTTCGTTGATCTTTTCTTAACATACATCTACCTCCTAAGTTCACTCACAATCTTATCATATTTTTCTAGCATCAACATGTAAAACCCTTTCTATTCAAAAAGAAAAACTTCATAATCATAGCCAAATTACAATTAGCCATGGTTATGAAGTAGCCTTTTATTTGTCATGCGTATTTAAACAAATACACACTTATATCACATAACATGTTGTCTTTATTATTTAGATTGAGCTTATAGTTTATCCTTTGTAGAAAAACTTTCTTTTGTTACAGGCTCATCGTAGCTTTCTCCATTTTCACGTTTCAAGCTATCCATGTTACTTACTTTGATCTGTACTGCTTCAATGGTAGGTTGTTCTGTTAATGTTCTTACAAGTGTTTCAACAACTTCATCTGAGATAATTTGTTGATCAACATCCTCTAAAATCATTTCATTGAAATGCAGTGTAACCACACCATCTTCAATTGTTGGTGGCTCAGCTAATCCAGCATCTGGATGAAATACATGGACAATATTAGTTGTAAATAACAAGCTTGTACCACCTAATAGTGAGTTAACAATTGTTTCAATCTTATCCTCATCATTTTTCTCCATATATTGAGTAACTGGAATATAATAATCTTGATCTTGGTACTGTGCTGGATAATAAATAGTTTCTGTCTCACTCTGAAGGAAATCTGTTATATCATTATTCAGTAGATTAATTCCATTTGCTCTAGAATATCCCTGTGAAATTGGAGTTCCAGCTACAGGCATTTCTGAAATTGGCTCACCAGCGATATGAAGTTTTATCCGCTCTACATTTTCAAACTGTGTCAGTGTATATGTCATTGCTTGTAAAATCTTCAATTCTTCCTGTTCAGCATACTCCTTAAATTCTTCGGAAAAATCAACAACTAATGTACCATCTTTTTGTAAATCCATCCCAAGAACTTCTGTTCCTTCAGGAAGCACTGCTTGAAAACCATTTGGAAGTGATGGCGTAATTGGTCCGCCTCGAACGAGATACTCTAATGCTTGTGTGGCAACCTCATATGATGGAAGTAGTGGCATCTCAATAGATTGTGGTGCAACCATTCCATTTGCATCTAGTAAAAATAACTCTCGAAATACACTAGAAGCTTCAGGCTCTTCCTCTGGTTCATCCTCTTCTCCCTGCACGCGCTTAGCGGCACTCTCTTGCTCCGAATAATCTATCTGTGGCATGTCCATTTCCTCTAACGTCTGTTCTCCCTGAAAACACCCTGCTAATAAAATAATCATGATTATCCATGATGCTCGTTTAATAATTGTAGCTAAATGCACATTGTTCCCTCCTATTATGACAGTTTGTACTATCATTTATACGAGAGTAAGTTGCTATTTAGACCTAGCATTCTAACGAGAAATATATTTTTCATCGACAATCTGCATACGATCTAATAATAAAGCTAGTAATTCATTTAACTGATCAATTTGTGCATTCGGCATTCCATCAAGTACTTCTCCTAAATATTCTTGACGCTTATGAATAACTTCTCTAAGAATTTCACGCCCCTTATCAAGTGCGTGAATACGCACAACCCGACGATCCTTTTCATCACGCACTCTTTTTACCAGGCCATTCCCTTCCATACGGTCGACAATATCTGTTGTAGTACTAAACGCCAAACCAATACGATTAGACAATTCACCAATCGTTAAGTCTCCCTCTTCTATCACACAATATAATGCAGCAAACTGTGGTGACGTAATTGGATAGCTTGTTAATATATTTCTTCCTTTTCGTTTTATCATTCCTGCGATTTTACGTAGTTGAATTTCTGATTCAACAATAGACTTTTCTATGTTCTCCAAATAAATCACTCCTTCTCTCCATCAACCGTCCTGACCCGAAAATGATGCTTAGATTTTAAATCAGATTATTAAACATCAATTCAGATCCTTCTCATGCTGTATCCATTTTTCATACATTAATTCTAAATTTTAAAATAGTACATATAGCTTCTACTCATGTCTTCAGATGTGAAGCTTGTTTAGATTGAGCCATTGTCTTTTAAAACACACAACATGCAGCCCATTCTATTCATTAAAGTTTAACAAAAAACAGCAAAATGGTCATTTGTTTTTCATCTTTATTGACTTCAAATCATTGAGATTGTGATAATTCAACGAATCTTATACTATTTTATGTGCATCTAACTATGCACCATACTTGACTTTGTGACATATCTTAATATTGACTAAATAACTTCCCTTCATATGCAGTTCTATAACAGCAAGGAGGGGTTGCCAATTGAATGACTCTCATTATAGGCCAAACAATGTTTTAACAAAGCGGGAACGAGAAGTCTTTGAATTACTAGTTCAGGACAAAACAACGAAAGAAATTGCTGCTGAATTATTCATATCTGAAAAAACTGTTAGGAATCACGTTTCTAATACGATTCAAAAACTCGGTGTTAAGGGGCGATCGCAAGCAGTAGTAGAGCTTCTTCGTATGGGGGAATTGAAGCTCTAAACAAAACCGACTTTCCATTTTTGTGGAAGTCGGTTTTTGTGTTGGAGATTTTAATTAAAAATTATTGATTATCCTTAATTATTTGCATGCAAAATACTCGTATTCAAATGAAAAAGATACTAGACAACGCTATTCGTTATTTAGTATCCTCAGTTATTCAGACAAGAGCCCTATAAGACAATTATTTTACTAATTCATCTAACCGTCTTTGCAATAATTCAATTTGTTTTTCCATCGACTTTAACCGTTCTTCTTGGTTATTATTTTCGTTGCTTTGTGAAAGTTGTTCTTGAATGGTTTCATCAATGGCAATTTTTGCTGAATATGCTGCTATTGCATCACCAATAGTGGATAATATTCCACCCAGTAAAGCCAATTTCAAACTATACGCTATATTAATATCTTCAACATTTAATTTAGACTGTTCGTCTTGCTTGTTATATTCCACGAGCATCAACCTTCTTTAATTATTAATATTGATGCAATATCATATTCTGCAAGGCTCAGAAGAGTTAAATGTTTAACCTGTGTTTATTATGAAAATTAGACAAGAGCTTAAAGTGATTTTTGTACGTGAAACTTAATTTACACATACTTACCACTTCACAAATTGTAGTTATTGTGCATCATCATAGAATACAAAAGTAATTTTATATTTGTCTTGTAATTTGATAATGTAATAGTTAAATTTCACCATGAAATAGAATAAATGAACTCAAAGTAAAGTTTTCATCATTCTTTTGCTTGGTAGATCCATACCTTTTTAACTTTGGCTTATCCATTCTACTATTTTATCTAGATTCATGGTGTTTCCTCTCTTTGAAAAAGAAATACGAGTGACTTAGTTTTAATTGGCAGCTGATTCACCTTTCTCAATAACTTCAATCATATACTCATAATATTCTTTCAGTCTTTCTTTATCTGATTCTAATGATGCTCCTTTGGCGAACCTAGCAAGCGAACCACTTACTGCAGTATTAATTGATTTGTTTACTCCCCCTATTACAACTGGAATAACATCCGTTTGAGTAATATATTTATTCGTATATCTTTCAAAAAGTTTGTAGTCATCTTCACTCACATCTTCAATTGCAATATTTTTATCTATGTTGTCTAAGATTCTGTCCATAACTTGCATTGCATCTTTAGCTAATTGTTCATCTACATTTTGGTTTTATGGAAGAAGGTATTGTTTGGATTAATATTCGTTTTACTTTTAGTTGGGTGTGGAGGGGTAAAAATTCATATTAACTCAACGAAATTGCATCTCTTCCCCTTTTCTTATCCGCCATCTAAACCCATAATGATATTCTCCATAAAAAAGACATCTCATGATGAGATGTCTTTACAAAAGTACTTTTGCTCTATTCAGCTATTGTACCTCTTGAAATTTTTAAATATTGACCATCTTTTACATTAACAGCGAATTTCCCATTAAAGTTTTCATTATTATCTATGTTAGTATTACCCACTGGTCCATTCATAACTGCAACATATCCATCGCCAATACTTTCAATAACGTATTCTCCTGGTTCAATATCCAAACCAACTTTATACCAGCCTGAACCTTTATAATCTTCTAGTTCATTTAATATTTCATAAAGTTCTTTTGCACCAGAAACCCCTAAATCACCTAGAGCTTCAACTTTTACCAATGCGCCTTTTGTTTCCACATTTCCTTCTTCATGTACATACACATAACCAAAACTATCAAAGTTTTCATTGTCAATAATACTTCCACTTATTTCTTTTTCAGCATAGTATTGACCACTTCCGTCAAATGTAACAAATGCATATTCACCCTTCGGTATATCTCCTTTGATATATGAACCTGTATCGAAAGCTAAACCTTCATCAATTAAATTCACAATATCTTGAATCATCTGATCACGAGAAATTGTTTCTACAATATCTTCCGCTTCTATTTCTGTTTCTGTGGTTTCCTCTGTTGTTTCCTCTGATTCATCCTCTGATGTTTCTTCTTCCGCATCTTCTGATTTATCATCATCAGATACTTTAGGTTCAAAATCAACTACAAAAGTTTCTTGGTGGCTTACATCATAATCTTTAACATTAATTTCTATATTGTACTCTCCGCTTTCTAAAGGATCTCCACTTTGACTAAATTGATCAGTTATAAAAACACCGAACTTATTTATTCCTTGTTCATCAGTCGCTGTATAATCATTTTCTATTCCGGTTACCTTAACTGTCACTTCTAAATCTTCAGGAGCATTCTCAATTGTACCAGTAACCAAAATTCTACCGAACATGTCCCTTATTTCTAAAGATGAGATTTCTAGTTCTTCTTTCAACTGTTCTACTTCATCCCCTGAATTTTCTGGAATTTCAGCTTTAGACTGTTTATCACTACCACAACCAGCTAAAAATAAAATTAACATAAATAAAAATAATACCTTCTTCATAAACCCACCCCTATAAATAGTAATAGTTAAATATTACCATAAAATGGAAGTGGTGATAGCTATTTTCTCTATAACCATTTAATTTTTCCTATATTATAATACTTTTACCCAAAAACATTTTATTGGGTAGATAGTGTGAAACATTTAATAATTAAAGGATAAATACTCTAAACTCCTCGCGATTGTATTACAAATATGATTCAAAAACTAGGTGTTAAGAAGTAATTGTAGAGATCAATTAAAGACAAAACCGACTTTCCATTTTTGGGGAGGTCGGTTTTGGTGTGAAATTCATCTAAAAATTTTTAAAATGACATCATATTGAAATAATGCCCAAATTCACCACAAAATCACCTAATAGCCACCTTTAATCCAATTAAATAGATGTTTTTTCCTTTTTATTACAATTAAATATATAAAAATTCCATTTTCATGTTAGAATGGAATTTGGTCAATAGTCGAATTAGTAAAGCTTTTTCAAAACAATTAGCCCCTTTGCATTAGCAATTGGCAATATCAGCATAAATCTAAAAGTTGGTAATTGCTCACAAGCATGGGCACACTAGATCACACCTCAGAACTAACATCATTTTTTTGCGTAGTAACACCCTTCTCGATCACCACAGCTAAGAACATATCCATTACAACATGAAGATCAAAGAAATAGATAATATTGACACTGCTCTAAATGAGGTTGATACCTCAAAAAAATTTGTAGCTTGTATAGGTATTTTGAATCTGAACATTTCCCCTATATATGAGGAGGATGATTTACATAACGAGAAAATAAAAAGAGCTTTTAGATTTAAAGATAATTATAAAATATTGGATGTGAAGATATGGAATTTATAAGTAATTTAGGTGCTCTTACTATTACGTGTTGTTTATTTTATTTGCTTTACTATTACATAAAAAAATCAAAGAAGAAAGAGAACATCTTTCCTAGAAAAAAGTTTCTCACTTATCTTATAGCTGGGACCTTATTATTTCTTATTGGACAAGGATTTACCGATAATAGTTCCAAGCAAATAACAGAATTAAAAGAAATAAATGAAGAGCTTCTTTCAGAAAAGGAAGGTTTATTATCTGATATTAAAGGTTTAGAAGAGGAAATTGAAGAATGGAACGATACCTCTTCAGAAATGGAAATCGAACTTGGAGAATTACAGAAGGAAAATTTAACACTTACTGAAAACTTAGAAGAGATAACAATTGAAAATGAAGAGCTATCCAAAAATAATACAGAACTTGAGGATAAAAATAAATTATTAGAAGAGCAAATAGCTTCATTAGAAAAAGAAACAGCAAAATCAGAAGAAGTTAATACGAATTCTAACGATCAAGCCCCAGTAGCCTCTAAAAGTGAACAAACCCAGCAGCAACCTAAACAAGAAGTGAAGAAAGATTCACCAAAGCAAGAAACAAAACAAGAAGTAAAGAAGGAAGAACCAAAAGAAGAAGAACAATCATCTGGAGATTGTGATATCAAAGGTAGTAAAAACGGTATTTACCATATCCCAGGTAGTACTTTATTATAGCCGTACTACAAATGTTGTTGAGTGGTTTTGCTCTCCAGCAGATGCCGAGGCAGCTGGATACAGAGCTCCAAAAAGATAGAAATAAGAAATCAAAAAAACCGACTCCCATTTTTGTGGAAGCCGGTTTTTTTAGTAGTCTAAAAATATTTTCTATGTTATATCCTTAAAACTTATCTTATTTCGATAAAGCAATTTTAATATGTTCTAAATGATGTTCTTCATGCCAAGATAATTTTGCAATCTTTGTTGCGACGGGAATCTCACCGTTTATCTCATGTACAAAAGTTCGATTTAATTGTTGTTCTGTCAAACTATTTCCTAAAGCAACTATGCGTTCATTAATTCCCTCTAACATTTTAATGGAGCTTTCTATAGGAAGCTCTGTATCAGGTTGAATAGCCCATTTATCTTGAATGAAATTAGGTACTACTGGATTTTCGTCTGTTAGAGCTAATTTCAAACGTTGATACATATTCAACTGTGAATCTGCAATATGATGAACCAATTGACGCACATTCCAGCTTCCCTCAGCATATGTTTTGCTCAATTCTTCTTCACTTAAAGAATCAACACTTTCTCTTAAACGAGTTGTATAACTTTTAATTTGTGTTAGCCATCCTTGGACATCCTCAAGTGTTACTTTTTCAGGTACATCTAATTGACCGATCGGAAATTTCACATCCATATTCAATCTCCCTTTCTTGTACAAGTATTAACCTACAATATATCTAATTTACTACGATCTTGTAAACATACCCGCTTAGTTTACAAAAATATGAAAACGTTAAATCTAGAAAATCTATTTTGCAAAAATTTCTTTCGTAGAAAATCATTTTTGAGACATATTAAATATTTATATTTATAAAATTCCTTGAATTTGATACCAGAATATAATTTTTCCACACTTCAAAGAAATTAGATCTAATATGTAGTATAATTATAGCTACTTGAATGGTAAAGAATTGTGAATTATCTTGCGAAAATTTAAAAGGTCATGAAGAATCTAGTTGCTCGTATGTTCTTAGAGCTACAAAAAGGCTTAACAAGGGTATATGCGAAAAAATATATAAAAAGGATGATAGTAATGACTAATGAAACTTTAAATAAAATTCTAAAAAAACTAGATGGCTTAACCAATGAACAGCAGCAAACAAAACATGCTGTTGGTGCTTTAACAAATGAACTGCAACAAACAATACATGCTGTTGGTGTGCTAACTAATGAACAACAACAAACAATGCATGCTGTTGGTGTACTAACTAATGAACAACAACAAACAATGCATGCTGTTGGTGTACTAACTAATGAACTGCAACAAACAAAGCAAGTTGTTGATGGCTTAACCAATGTACAGCAACAAACAATTCAAGCTGTTGGTGCTTTAACAAATGAACAGCAACAAATGAAACAAGCTATTGATGGCTTAGCGGAGGAACAACAACAAATTAAACGAGCTGTTATGGAAACAAACGAAAGTGTGAAAA contains the following coding sequences:
- a CDS encoding LuxR C-terminal-related transcriptional regulator, which codes for MNDSHYRPNNVLTKREREVFELLVQDKTTKEIAAELFISEKTVRNHVSNTIQKLGVKGRSQAVVELLRMGELKL
- a CDS encoding YfiT family bacillithiol transferase; this translates as MDVKFPIGQLDVPEKVTLEDVQGWLTQIKSYTTRLRESVDSLSEEELSKTYAEGSWNVRQLVHHIADSQLNMYQRLKLALTDENPVVPNFIQDKWAIQPDTELPIESSIKMLEGINERIVALGNSLTEQQLNRTFVHEINGEIPVATKIAKLSWHEEHHLEHIKIALSK